The Streptomyces hundungensis genome contains the following window.
CGGGGCGATCCCCATGACCAGGGAGAGCGTTCCGAAGAGCTGGGCGAGTCGGCTGCCGGAGTACAGGTCGCGGGCGATGGCCCGGCCCAGCACCGGTCCGGCCGCACCTGCGAGGCCCTGGAGGAACCGAAGAATGGTCAGCACCTCCAGCGAGGTCGCCAGAGCACAGCCCAGGGAGGCCAGGGCGAAGACGAACAGGCCGGCAAGGAGGGGTCGTCGACGCCCCAGAACGTCGGAGAGCGAGCCCAGGAGCAATTGACCCGCTGCCAGCCCGGCGACATTCGCGGACAAGGTGACCCCCACCGCCGCCGGACTCGTCTCGAGCGAGGACGCGATGACAGGCAGGGCCGGGACGTACAGATCGATCGCCATGGGAGCCATGGCGCACAACAGGCCGAGCAGCAGAACGGGCGGACCCTGACGCCGGCGGAAGGGCACGGGAGAGGACACCGGAGGAACCACCAAACTTGTAAGCTGGCTTACAAGCTAGAGCTTTATAAGCTAACTGACAAGTGGTGTCGCCCATGAATACGTCCGGCAGTTCCTCCACCTCCGCGGCCGAAGCCGCCGCAACGGCCCCCGAGCCGTCCACCGGCTACCTCGTCTGGCAGCTCGGGCACGCCCTCGGCGCCCGGCTCGAACGAGCCCTGCGCGAGCTGGATCTCACGCTCGCCCAGCACAACGCCCTTCAGCACGCCCTCCATCGCCCGGGCGTCACCAGCGCCGAATCCGCCCGGCGCACGGGCATGACCGCGCAGTCCATGGGCAGCGCGGTCGCCGACCTGACCGAGCGGGGACTCCTGGAACGCCGTCCTCACCCCACCAACCGGCGCATGATCGGCCTGCACCCCACCGAGGCCGGCGCCCGGCTCGCTGCCCGCGCGCAGACGGTGGTCGAGAACGTCAACGCCGAGGCGCTCACCGTCCTGACACCCCCGGAACAGGCCACCGCCCACCTGCTCCTGCACCGCCTGGTAGCGCACCTCAACCCCGACGCCCTGCGCATGCCGTCCTAGGCACCGCGCGCCAGGCGGACTGCGGTCTCCTGCTTCCAGGCAGGCGCACGACGCGTCTGCCCGGAGCTGACGTCACGGGAGGAGCGGGCCGACGATCGACAAGCTCAGGCCAAGTGGCCCGGCTGGCAGCCGAATTGGGGCGCCAAATGGCTAGGAGCTGTCCGGTCGATCACAGAGCTCCTCAAGGGGATGGACCTGCCATGCGAGGGGTGTCATGATCACGCTGGCGTCGGGCGTGGGCCCGACCCTGCAGGGAGCGACCGTGAAGCTGTACCTCGCCATACCTCTTGTGCTGATGGCGTTGCTCATCGCAGCCTCCGGCATTGCTGCCGTTTCCCGTGGATGGGTGCTCCCCATGAACCGGCGCCATGTCCGTGCTCCCCAGCTCTACGGCTGGGGGCAGCTCGTGGTGGCCTTCGCGCTGTGCTGGCAGCTGGTGTTCGGACTGGTGATCAGCGACTCCGGCACGCGACCGACAGGGACGCTGATCGGTGGCGTGATTCTCCTGGTTGGCCTCGTAGTCATGATGGTTGGCCAGCTCGCCGGTGGGAACGGCAAGGGCAGGAACACACCGTAGGTCTCGCCCGGGCACTCATGTTCGGAGCCAGATGACGAGGGCTGCTGCGGTTGCGGTTCCGAGGAAGA
Protein-coding sequences here:
- a CDS encoding MarR family winged helix-turn-helix transcriptional regulator: MNTSGSSSTSAAEAAATAPEPSTGYLVWQLGHALGARLERALRELDLTLAQHNALQHALHRPGVTSAESARRTGMTAQSMGSAVADLTERGLLERRPHPTNRRMIGLHPTEAGARLAARAQTVVENVNAEALTVLTPPEQATAHLLLHRLVAHLNPDALRMPS